A single genomic interval of Bos indicus isolate NIAB-ARS_2022 breed Sahiwal x Tharparkar chromosome 5, NIAB-ARS_B.indTharparkar_mat_pri_1.0, whole genome shotgun sequence harbors:
- the ATXN7L3B gene encoding ataxin-7-like protein 3B: MEEISLANLDTNKLEAIAQEIYVDLIEDSCLGFCFEVHRAVKCGYFYLEFAETGNVKDFGIQPVEDKGACRLPLCSLPGESGNGPDQQLQRSPPEFQ, translated from the coding sequence ATGGAGGAAATTTCCTTGGCTAACCTGGATACTAACAAGCTGGAGGCCATCGCTCAGGAGATATACGTAGACCTGATAGAGGATTCTTGTTTGGGCTTCTGCTTTGAGGTGCACCGGGCAGTCAAGTGTGGCTACTTCTACCTGGAATTCGCAGAGACTGGTAACGTGAAGGATTTTGGCATTCAGCCAGTTGAAGATAAAGGAGCGTGTCGCCTCCCGCTTTGCTCCCTTCCTGGAGAATCTGGGAATGGGCCTGATCAGCAGCTGCAACGCTCACCTCCAGAGTTCCAGTAG